Proteins from one Algicella marina genomic window:
- a CDS encoding efflux RND transporter permease subunit → MKSFNLSDWALDHRSFVWFLMIVSVIAGTLSYLNIGREEDPDFSIKTMVISAALPGADVQETRTQVTDRIEKKLEDLPELDFTRSITIPGQTIVYVELLPTTDASELPRIWQTVRNMIGDIRGDFPAEFAGFQFNDTFGDVFGNIFAFTSDGFSHREVRDYVEDVRRTVQALDDAGKVEIFGTRDEVIYLEFSTERLAALGLNQQAVQATLSAQNAILPSGVIDAGPEQVLVRVGGQFADAGSLEDINLRIDGRFFRLTDVAEIRRAYQDPPSELFHFKGKEAIGLAVGMRKGANILEFGEELSDVIARAQADLPIGITIHQVADQPHVVDEAVGHFIQALAEAVLIVLAVSFISLGLRAGFVVALTIPLVLAITFVIMEYTGITLQRISLGALIIALGLLVDDAMIAIETMISRLEKGESMRKAASYAWTSIAFPMLSGTLVTVAGFIPIGLNSSAAGEFTFSLFVVIAVSLLVSWVVAVLFAPLIGVTMLSSNMHKHDAQPGRLRRGFHRLLRAAMHFRWLTIVITLAVFALSIFGMRFVEQQFFPNSDRPELIVDITLPQNASIAATEAEIERLETYLDGNEHVSFWSSYVGRGAPRFLLSFDTPTPGPNTGQIVIQTPSVEDRDALRIQLDEVTRTEFPGVDAFVKLLEIGPPVGRPVQYRISGPDILILRDSARDFAALLGQDERLTGIVMDWNEPARVVRVEILQDKARQLGITASDISTALNAIYDGSNVTELRDQSYLIDIVARGSEEDRSSVEALADLQLNTASGTTIPLRSVATFPVATEQPVIHQRNRIPTITVKGAIATADQPATVVADLADAVAAFNADLPFGYRAEVGGAVETSADSQAPIAAVVPLMILIMLFLIMIQMQSFRLTFVVLCVAPLGLIGVVAALLPSGAPLGFVAILGVLALVGILIRNSIILVHEIEVLREKGRSAWDAVFEASDSRARPILLTAAAASLALIPISRQIFWGPMAYAMMGGIIAGTIITLVFVPALYLAVFRVKREEPAPASVSE, encoded by the coding sequence GTGAAATCCTTCAATCTCTCCGACTGGGCGCTCGATCACCGCTCCTTCGTCTGGTTCCTGATGATCGTCTCGGTCATCGCCGGCACGCTGTCCTATCTCAACATCGGCCGGGAAGAAGACCCGGATTTCTCGATCAAGACGATGGTGATCTCCGCCGCCCTGCCCGGCGCCGATGTGCAGGAGACCCGAACACAGGTAACCGACCGGATCGAGAAGAAGCTGGAGGATCTTCCCGAACTCGATTTCACCCGCTCGATCACCATACCCGGCCAGACGATCGTGTATGTCGAACTGCTGCCCACCACCGACGCCAGCGAACTGCCCCGTATCTGGCAGACGGTCCGCAACATGATCGGCGACATCCGCGGCGATTTCCCCGCCGAATTCGCAGGATTTCAGTTCAATGACACTTTCGGAGATGTCTTTGGCAACATCTTCGCCTTCACGTCGGACGGATTTTCCCACCGTGAGGTTCGCGACTACGTGGAAGATGTCCGCCGCACCGTTCAGGCGCTGGACGATGCCGGTAAGGTCGAGATTTTCGGCACCCGCGACGAGGTCATTTACCTTGAATTCTCCACCGAGCGCCTCGCGGCCCTCGGCCTCAACCAACAGGCCGTGCAGGCCACACTCTCCGCCCAGAACGCCATTCTCCCATCCGGTGTGATCGACGCAGGCCCCGAGCAGGTGCTCGTCCGCGTCGGCGGACAGTTCGCAGATGCCGGCAGCCTGGAGGACATCAACCTGCGCATCGACGGCCGCTTCTTCCGCCTGACGGACGTGGCGGAAATTCGCCGCGCCTATCAGGACCCGCCTTCGGAACTCTTCCATTTCAAAGGCAAAGAGGCGATCGGCCTCGCCGTCGGTATGCGCAAGGGCGCCAATATTCTCGAATTCGGCGAAGAGTTGAGCGACGTGATCGCGCGGGCACAGGCCGATCTGCCCATAGGCATCACCATCCATCAGGTCGCCGACCAGCCGCACGTGGTCGATGAAGCCGTAGGCCACTTCATTCAAGCGCTGGCGGAGGCCGTGCTCATCGTTCTCGCCGTCAGTTTCATCTCGCTCGGTCTCCGCGCCGGCTTTGTCGTCGCCCTCACCATTCCACTGGTGCTGGCGATCACTTTCGTCATTATGGAATACACCGGCATCACGCTGCAGCGCATCTCGCTTGGCGCGCTGATCATCGCCCTTGGCCTGCTGGTGGACGACGCGATGATCGCCATCGAGACGATGATCTCCCGCCTGGAAAAAGGCGAAAGCATGCGCAAGGCGGCCTCCTATGCCTGGACGAGCATCGCCTTTCCGATGCTTTCGGGCACGCTCGTGACCGTCGCCGGCTTCATCCCCATCGGCCTCAATTCCTCGGCGGCGGGCGAGTTCACCTTCTCGCTGTTCGTCGTCATCGCCGTCTCGTTGCTGGTCTCATGGGTCGTCGCCGTACTCTTCGCACCGCTGATCGGGGTGACGATGCTGTCCTCGAACATGCACAAACATGATGCGCAACCAGGTCGTCTGCGACGCGGCTTCCACCGCCTGCTGCGTGCTGCGATGCATTTCCGCTGGCTGACCATTGTCATAACCTTGGCCGTGTTCGCGCTCTCGATCTTCGGCATGCGCTTTGTCGAGCAGCAGTTCTTTCCCAATTCCGACCGCCCGGAACTGATTGTCGATATCACCCTCCCCCAGAATGCGTCCATCGCCGCGACAGAGGCGGAGATCGAGCGGCTGGAGACCTATCTCGACGGCAACGAACACGTCTCTTTCTGGTCTTCCTACGTCGGTCGCGGCGCTCCGCGTTTCCTACTCTCATTTGATACGCCGACCCCCGGGCCGAATACGGGCCAGATTGTGATCCAGACTCCGTCCGTCGAGGATCGCGATGCCCTTCGCATTCAACTGGACGAGGTGACACGCACCGAATTCCCGGGCGTCGATGCCTTCGTCAAACTGCTGGAAATCGGCCCGCCTGTGGGCCGGCCGGTCCAGTACCGAATTTCAGGACCTGACATCCTGATACTGCGCGACAGCGCCCGCGACTTCGCCGCCCTGTTAGGGCAGGACGAGCGGCTGACTGGCATCGTCATGGACTGGAACGAGCCCGCCCGCGTCGTCCGGGTAGAGATCCTGCAGGACAAGGCAAGGCAACTCGGCATTACCGCCAGCGACATCTCGACCGCGCTCAACGCAATCTACGACGGATCGAACGTCACCGAGTTGCGAGACCAATCGTACCTGATCGACATAGTCGCCCGCGGCAGCGAAGAGGATCGCAGCTCGGTCGAGGCCCTCGCAGACCTGCAACTCAATACCGCCAGCGGCACGACTATTCCGCTGCGTTCCGTCGCCACCTTCCCTGTCGCCACCGAGCAGCCCGTGATCCATCAGCGCAACAGGATACCGACGATTACCGTCAAGGGCGCCATCGCCACCGCCGATCAGCCGGCCACTGTCGTCGCCGATCTGGCCGACGCTGTCGCCGCCTTCAACGCCGATCTTCCCTTCGGCTACAGGGCGGAGGTCGGCGGCGCCGTCGAGACCAGCGCCGACAGTCAGGCACCCATAGCGGCCGTCGTGCCGCTCATGATCCTGATCATGCTCTTTCTTATCATGATCCAGATGCAGAGCTTCCGCCTCACCTTCGTCGTCCTCTGTGTCGCGCCCCTCGGCCTGATCGGTGTCGTCGCCGCCCTCCTGCCCTCTGGCGCACCGCTCGGATTTGTCGCGATTCTCGGCGTGCTGGCCCTGGTCGGCATCCTGATCCGCAATTCAATTATCCTCGTCCACGAAATCGAGGTCCTGCGCGAGAAAGGGCGGTCCGCATGGGATGCGGTCTTCGAGGCCAGCGACAGCCGGGCTCGCCCGATCCTGCTGACGGCCGCCGCAGCCAGTCTCGCGCTCATCCCCATCTCGCGCCAGATATTCTGGGGGCCGATGGCCTATGCGATGATGGGCGGCATCATCGCCGGCACGATCATCACACTGGTGTTCGTGCCCGCACTCTACCTCGCCGTCTTCCGTGTAAAACGCGAGGAACCGGCCCCGGCATCGGTGTCCGAATAG
- a CDS encoding efflux RND transporter periplasmic adaptor subunit gives MIRRLAAILVFLPLSALAEDAAEVSQVPRPVVTEIVSLTAATGNDYVGTVASRTGTDLGFPLAGRLAERPAGAADRVEAGDVLARLDPETLDADVRAAEAGVTVAQAQYRSAEDAEARARELAARGVDSETRLEDAGRALVAAEARLEQAQATLARAEDMRSLAILRAAENGVITEVYAEPGAALAAGQAVLRLAGTDEREVVIDLTEQDVATLEVGTRFDALLAVDPRIAANAILSRIDPVAERATRTRRLHLTLVDPSDAFRLGALVRVRPQADSEATSTLPLAALVDPDGSPSVWKVDRSDSTVVRTPVTLGEAFGSRVRILQGIAPGDEVVIKGIHSLSDGQHVGRRIEP, from the coding sequence GTGATACGCCGACTGGCCGCCATCCTCGTCTTCCTGCCGCTGTCCGCACTGGCCGAAGACGCCGCCGAGGTTTCGCAGGTGCCGCGTCCGGTGGTCACGGAGATCGTCAGTCTCACTGCCGCCACCGGCAACGACTACGTTGGCACCGTCGCCTCTCGGACCGGCACCGACCTGGGTTTCCCTCTGGCCGGACGCCTGGCGGAGCGCCCGGCGGGTGCCGCCGACCGGGTTGAGGCCGGCGACGTGCTGGCGAGGCTCGATCCCGAGACACTCGATGCCGATGTCCGTGCAGCCGAGGCCGGTGTCACCGTAGCACAGGCCCAATACCGTTCCGCAGAAGATGCCGAGGCACGGGCCCGTGAACTGGCGGCGCGTGGCGTTGATAGCGAAACCCGGCTGGAGGACGCGGGCCGCGCCCTCGTCGCCGCCGAGGCCCGCTTGGAACAGGCACAGGCAACACTCGCCCGTGCTGAGGACATGCGCAGCCTAGCCATCTTGCGGGCAGCGGAAAACGGCGTGATTACAGAAGTTTATGCCGAACCCGGTGCCGCCCTCGCAGCCGGCCAGGCAGTGCTGCGGCTGGCCGGCACCGACGAACGCGAGGTCGTCATAGACCTGACCGAACAGGATGTAGCCACTCTCGAAGTCGGCACCCGCTTCGATGCCCTGCTGGCGGTTGATCCACGCATCGCCGCCAACGCAATCCTGTCAAGGATCGATCCGGTGGCCGAACGTGCCACACGCACCCGACGCCTGCACCTGACACTGGTCGATCCGAGCGATGCCTTCCGCCTCGGCGCACTCGTTCGCGTGCGCCCCCAGGCCGATTCCGAAGCTACCTCGACACTTCCCCTCGCCGCCCTTGTCGACCCCGACGGATCGCCCTCTGTCTGGAAGGTTGACCGTTCCGACAGCACCGTTGTCCGCACCCCTGTGACCCTCGGAGAGGCCTTCGGCAGCCGCGTCCGCATCTTGCAAGGTATCGCGCCGGGCGACGAGGTGGTGATCAAGGGCATTCACTCGCTGTCTGACGGGCAGCATGTCGGCCGGAGAATAGAACCGTGA
- a CDS encoding efflux RND transporter periplasmic adaptor subunit, whose product MFPPMRAIIFSALISIFAAAIATADQPLVVEVVKAQNVSDDRTFSLTGEIAARDTLSASFPSGGRIAEVLVEEGDTVTEGTVLARMQSVQQEQAVRAAEAGLSTAEADHRQAVEDLERQTALLERGATTRISRDDAEDALRIAEGGLAQARAELDRAHDALDDTVLLAPTDATIIDRSVEPGQVVGAAQPVMTLALGDALDAVFDVPEVLLTTDLPKPEVELTLIDHPDVIFEGIAREMAPLVDPEKGTVAVKVTITDPPRFVAYGDAVRGTATRTVAPFIALPFTSLSANSDGPAVWIVDPETMAVTLRNVEIDRFETGRILLANGVEEGTTVVTKGAQLLYPGRIVTYSEAAQ is encoded by the coding sequence ATGTTCCCCCCGATGCGCGCCATCATTTTTTCGGCGCTGATCTCGATCTTCGCGGCGGCAATCGCCACCGCCGACCAGCCGCTGGTGGTGGAGGTGGTCAAGGCACAGAACGTGTCCGATGACCGCACGTTTTCGCTGACGGGGGAGATCGCTGCGCGGGATACCCTTTCGGCTTCCTTTCCTTCCGGTGGACGCATTGCCGAAGTGTTGGTCGAAGAGGGCGACACGGTCACCGAGGGCACAGTGCTTGCCCGCATGCAGTCCGTTCAGCAGGAGCAGGCTGTCCGTGCCGCCGAAGCCGGTCTTTCGACCGCCGAGGCCGACCACCGGCAAGCGGTAGAGGATCTTGAACGCCAGACCGCCCTGCTCGAACGCGGTGCCACCACACGCATCAGCCGTGACGACGCCGAGGATGCATTGCGGATCGCCGAAGGCGGCCTCGCGCAGGCTCGCGCCGAACTCGACAGGGCGCACGATGCACTCGACGATACGGTGTTGCTCGCCCCCACCGACGCCACGATCATTGATCGCTCGGTGGAACCCGGTCAGGTCGTCGGCGCCGCCCAGCCGGTGATGACGCTGGCGTTAGGCGATGCCCTCGATGCCGTATTCGACGTTCCGGAGGTGCTGCTGACCACCGATCTGCCAAAACCTGAGGTCGAACTGACGCTGATCGACCATCCAGATGTAATCTTTGAGGGAATTGCCCGCGAAATGGCGCCCCTCGTCGATCCCGAAAAGGGCACCGTCGCCGTCAAGGTCACGATCACCGATCCTCCCCGGTTCGTAGCATACGGTGATGCCGTTCGCGGCACCGCCACCCGCACCGTTGCACCCTTTATCGCCCTGCCCTTCACATCGCTTTCGGCCAACTCCGACGGGCCTGCCGTCTGGATTGTCGATCCCGAAACGATGGCCGTGACGCTCAGAAATGTGGAGATCGACCGATTCGAGACCGGGCGCATCCTGCTCGCCAATGGCGTCGAAGAAGGTACGACCGTTGTCACCAAGGGGGCACAACTGCTCTATCCGGGCCGCATCGTTACTTACTCGGAGGCCGCACAGTGA
- a CDS encoding AAA family ATPase encodes MKFTGTKDYIATEDLKVAVNAAITLERPLLVKGEPGTGKTELARQVAQALGAPITEWSIKSTTKAQQGLYEYDAVSRLRDSQLGDPRVNDVANYIRRGKLWEAFVAPERQVLLIDEIDKADIEFPNDLLQELDQMQFHVYETGKTVQAVHRPIVIITSNNEKELPDAFLRRCFFHYIRFPDAETLARIVEVHYPGIKKSLVSAALEQFFEIRETPGLKKKPSTSEVLDWLKLLLAEDLDAADLQRNAKDALPKLHGALLKNEQDVHLFERLAFLARRG; translated from the coding sequence ATGAAATTTACCGGAACGAAAGACTATATCGCGACCGAGGATCTCAAGGTCGCTGTCAACGCCGCCATCACGCTGGAGCGGCCTCTGCTCGTAAAAGGTGAGCCGGGAACAGGGAAAACCGAACTGGCGCGACAGGTTGCACAGGCTCTCGGCGCTCCGATCACAGAGTGGTCGATCAAATCCACAACCAAGGCGCAGCAGGGGCTGTACGAATATGATGCCGTCTCGCGCCTGCGTGACAGCCAGTTGGGCGATCCGCGCGTTAACGATGTCGCCAATTACATCCGTCGCGGCAAATTGTGGGAAGCCTTCGTCGCACCGGAACGGCAGGTGTTGCTGATCGATGAAATCGACAAGGCCGACATCGAATTTCCCAACGACCTGCTTCAGGAACTCGACCAGATGCAGTTCCACGTCTACGAGACCGGTAAGACGGTGCAGGCCGTTCATCGGCCGATCGTTATTATCACTTCCAACAACGAGAAAGAACTGCCGGACGCATTCCTGCGCCGCTGTTTCTTCCACTACATCCGCTTTCCCGATGCCGAAACCCTCGCCCGTATTGTCGAGGTACATTACCCCGGTATCAAGAAGTCGCTCGTTTCCGCCGCTCTCGAACAGTTCTTCGAAATCCGCGAAACACCGGGCCTGAAGAAAAAGCCCAGCACCTCCGAAGTGCTGGACTGGCTGAAACTTCTGCTCGCCGAGGACCTTGATGCTGCCGACCTGCAACGCAACGCCAAAGACGCATTGCCGAAATTGCACGGCGCACTTTTGAAGAACGAACAGGACGTGCATCTGTTCGAACGTTTGGCATTTCTGGCCCGTCGCGGCTGA
- the dksA gene encoding RNA polymerase-binding protein DksA, with amino-acid sequence MKAENNFDKDYRPAEDEPFMNERQLEYFRQKLLTWKASILEESRNTIEDMQAGTRNIPDVTDRASEETDRALELRTRDRQRKVVAKIDSALRRIEDGSYGYCEDTGEPISLKRLDARPIATLSLEAQERHERKERVHRDD; translated from the coding sequence ATGAAAGCTGAAAACAATTTTGACAAAGATTACCGTCCCGCTGAGGATGAGCCGTTCATGAACGAGCGTCAGCTTGAGTACTTCCGTCAGAAGTTGCTGACGTGGAAGGCCTCCATCCTGGAGGAAAGCCGTAACACGATCGAGGATATGCAGGCGGGGACACGCAACATACCCGATGTGACGGATCGGGCTTCGGAAGAAACCGACCGTGCGTTGGAACTGCGAACGCGCGATCGCCAGCGTAAAGTCGTGGCCAAGATCGACTCGGCATTGCGCCGGATCGAGGATGGCAGCTACGGCTATTGCGAGGATACCGGCGAGCCAATCAGCCTGAAGCGGCTGGATGCCCGCCCTATCGCGACCCTGAGTCTGGAAGCGCAGGAACGACATGAACGCAAGGAGCGGGTGCATCGCGACGACTGA
- a CDS encoding FAD-dependent monooxygenase gives MKVAVIGAGIGGAAAALALARRGHDVEVLEQAEALGEVGAGLQLGPNAVKVLRALGVAPPAEGPEAIVMVDDLTGRAIAHVPMNPDMETRFGAPYWQLHRADLLSALADAAKTAGATFHLGQKVAAAPDADLVVAADGVRSGFREIVAGPGSLAYSGHVAWRALVPAAAVPDGWGRRTRLFMGPRRHMVLYPLRGGEFWNLVAVAERGDWQAEGWRQEGDPEALRMAFGDVCAEAAGVLSAVDQCILWGLFAHPPLERWCKGNVALLGDACHPMLPYLAQGAAMAIEDAWVLADCVSADGLNGLSRYEALRKPRATRVQRAAVANGKVYHIAHPLLRRGLHIGIGVRAHLPGGLIGRFGWLYGGDVT, from the coding sequence ATGAAGGTCGCGGTCATCGGTGCGGGCATCGGAGGTGCGGCGGCGGCGCTGGCGCTGGCGCGGCGCGGCCATGACGTGGAGGTGTTGGAGCAGGCTGAAGCGCTGGGGGAAGTCGGCGCCGGTTTGCAACTTGGACCTAACGCCGTGAAAGTTCTGCGTGCCTTGGGGGTCGCGCCTCCGGCGGAGGGGCCCGAAGCCATCGTTATGGTGGACGACCTGACGGGACGGGCTATTGCACACGTGCCGATGAATCCGGATATGGAAACGCGGTTCGGTGCGCCCTACTGGCAGTTGCACCGCGCCGACCTGCTTTCAGCGCTGGCGGATGCGGCAAAGACGGCTGGCGCTACGTTCCATTTAGGCCAGAAGGTCGCTGCTGCGCCGGACGCGGATTTGGTGGTGGCTGCCGACGGAGTGAGGTCTGGCTTTCGGGAAATCGTTGCGGGTCCGGGTTCGCTGGCCTATTCCGGGCATGTGGCATGGCGGGCGCTGGTGCCGGCGGCCGCAGTACCCGACGGCTGGGGCCGACGCACGCGGCTGTTCATGGGGCCGCGACGCCACATGGTTCTGTATCCCTTGCGCGGCGGCGAGTTCTGGAACCTGGTGGCCGTGGCGGAACGGGGCGATTGGCAAGCGGAAGGCTGGCGGCAGGAGGGTGATCCGGAGGCGTTGAGGATGGCGTTCGGTGATGTCTGCGCAGAGGCCGCGGGGGTTCTGAGCGCTGTCGATCAGTGCATTCTCTGGGGATTGTTCGCCCATCCGCCGCTTGAGCGTTGGTGCAAGGGTAACGTCGCGCTGTTGGGTGATGCCTGCCACCCGATGCTGCCCTATCTGGCGCAGGGCGCCGCCATGGCGATCGAGGATGCCTGGGTGCTGGCGGACTGCGTCAGCGCGGACGGCCTGAATGGCTTGAGCCGGTACGAAGCCCTGCGCAAACCCCGTGCAACGCGGGTACAGCGAGCGGCTGTCGCCAATGGCAAAGTGTATCATATTGCCCATCCGCTGCTGCGGCGGGGATTGCATATCGGCATCGGTGTGCGGGCACATCTGCCGGGCGGGCTGATCGGCCGGTTCGGCTGGCTCTATGGCGGTGATGTGACCTAG
- a CDS encoding ArsR/SmtB family transcription factor — MKEGPDIARIAALIGDPARANMLSALMGGQALTATELAAEAGITASTASGHLAKLQSGGLIGVRSQGRHKYFALAHEDVGQTLERMMGLAAVAGHMRSRPGPKDPALRKSRVCYNHLAGDFGIRLYESLLANSHILEVAGHPELTAAGAAAATDFGIDTETLRQPITLSCLDWSERRSHLAGSLGRAYLSRFESLGWAMRQPESRVINFTSRGETEFFAAFPLPA, encoded by the coding sequence ATGAAAGAAGGTCCGGATATTGCCCGCATCGCCGCCCTGATCGGCGACCCCGCCCGCGCCAACATGTTGTCGGCGCTCATGGGTGGGCAGGCGCTGACCGCAACCGAACTCGCGGCTGAGGCCGGCATCACCGCCTCCACCGCCAGCGGCCATCTCGCCAAGCTGCAATCGGGCGGGCTCATCGGCGTCCGATCTCAGGGCCGCCACAAGTATTTCGCCCTCGCGCATGAAGATGTCGGTCAGACGCTGGAGAGAATGATGGGCCTCGCCGCAGTCGCAGGCCACATGCGCTCCCGCCCCGGCCCGAAGGATCCGGCGCTGCGTAAATCCCGCGTGTGCTACAATCACTTGGCGGGTGATTTCGGCATCCGACTGTACGAAAGCCTGCTGGCCAACAGCCACATCCTGGAGGTGGCGGGCCATCCCGAACTCACAGCTGCCGGGGCAGCGGCCGCCACTGACTTCGGTATCGATACCGAAACGCTGCGCCAGCCCATCACCCTCTCCTGCCTCGACTGGTCGGAGCGGCGCAGCCACCTCGCCGGCAGTCTTGGCCGTGCCTATCTCTCGCGTTTTGAGAGCCTCGGTTGGGCAATGCGCCAGCCGGAAAGCCGGGTCATCAACTTCACCAGCCGGGGCGAAACGGAATTCTTCGCGGCCTTCCCGCTACCGGCCTAG
- a CDS encoding NIPSNAP family protein — protein sequence MLTCIIRYHIEPTKRAAFETYARNWNTAIPRCGADLIGYFAPHEGSSTLAYGIYNVASLADYEQYRARLACDPLGRENFEFAMEERFLLREDRTFLKRVL from the coding sequence ATGCTGACCTGCATCATCCGGTATCATATCGAGCCGACGAAACGGGCCGCGTTCGAGACCTATGCGCGCAACTGGAACACGGCGATTCCACGCTGCGGTGCCGACCTCATCGGGTACTTCGCGCCGCACGAAGGCTCCAGCACATTGGCCTACGGAATCTACAATGTTGCCAGTCTTGCCGACTACGAACAGTACCGGGCGCGATTGGCGTGTGACCCACTGGGGCGGGAGAATTTCGAATTCGCGATGGAAGAGCGGTTTCTGCTGCGGGAGGACCGGACCTTCCTGAAGCGGGTACTATAG
- the xth gene encoding exodeoxyribonuclease III, protein MKIATFNINGIKARLPALLAWLEEGKPDVAILQEIKSLDETFPREPIEDLGYSIETHGQKSFNGVAILSRLPLEDVTRGLPGDDNDDHARWIEATVVGKQALRICGLYLPNGNPAPGPKYDYKLAWMERLKKRAQALLESEEIALMAGDFNIIPQSEDAANPQNWTEDALFLPESRAAWRRIVNLGFTDALRATSTAPETYTFWDYQAGAWERNNGIRIDHFLLTPQCADRLITCEIDSHVRGREKPSDHVPVWVELDL, encoded by the coding sequence ATGAAGATCGCGACATTCAACATCAACGGCATCAAGGCTCGCCTGCCCGCCCTGCTGGCCTGGCTGGAGGAGGGAAAGCCCGACGTCGCAATCCTTCAGGAAATCAAGTCACTGGACGAAACCTTTCCGCGGGAACCGATCGAGGATCTCGGCTACAGTATCGAGACGCATGGTCAGAAAAGCTTCAACGGTGTCGCCATTCTCTCCCGACTGCCTTTGGAAGATGTCACCCGCGGACTGCCCGGCGATGACAACGACGACCATGCGCGCTGGATCGAAGCGACGGTCGTGGGCAAACAGGCACTGCGCATTTGTGGCCTCTACCTGCCGAACGGCAACCCGGCGCCCGGACCGAAATACGATTATAAACTAGCCTGGATGGAGCGCCTGAAAAAACGCGCGCAAGCGCTGTTGGAATCAGAAGAAATTGCGCTCATGGCTGGCGACTTCAACATCATTCCCCAAAGCGAGGACGCCGCCAACCCGCAGAACTGGACAGAGGATGCCCTGTTCCTGCCCGAAAGCCGTGCAGCCTGGCGGCGTATCGTCAATCTGGGCTTCACAGATGCGCTCCGCGCCACATCCACTGCACCGGAAACCTATACTTTCTGGGACTATCAGGCTGGAGCATGGGAACGGAACAACGGCATCCGCATCGACCACTTTCTGCTGACGCCACAATGCGCCGACCGCTTGATCACCTGCGAAATCGACTCCCATGTCCGCGGCCGCGAAAAACCGTCAGACCACGTGCCGGTCTGGGTGGAACTCGATCTATAG
- the erpA gene encoding iron-sulfur cluster insertion protein ErpA, producing MNLPPRVTDRAFAQLKAITENAGTTKFLRVAVEGGGCSGFQYDIKLEDTASDDDIVLEREGMAVLIDPVSLPFLADAEIDFSRELIGARFVINNPNATSSCGCGTSFSI from the coding sequence CTGAACCTGCCCCCTCGCGTGACGGACCGAGCCTTTGCCCAGTTGAAGGCGATAACGGAGAACGCGGGCACCACCAAGTTTCTGCGCGTTGCCGTGGAAGGCGGCGGCTGTTCCGGTTTTCAGTACGACATCAAGTTGGAGGACACGGCCTCGGATGACGACATCGTGCTTGAACGGGAGGGCATGGCCGTCCTGATTGACCCGGTGTCGCTGCCGTTTCTCGCCGATGCGGAGATCGACTTCTCCCGCGAACTCATTGGCGCGCGTTTCGTCATCAACAACCCAAACGCGACGTCCAGTTGCGGATGCGGCACGTCGTTCTCTATTTAA